CAGGACATACTTAAGGGGGTCATTGTCTGTCCACACAGTGAACCTGTGACCCCGCAACCAGTGACTAAATTGATCACAAATAGCTCACTTCATAGCGAAAAACTCGAGCCGATAAGCAGGATATTTAGACAGGGCATGATTCAGTGACTTGCTCGCTAAAGCAATAGGCCGGGCTTTGTCCTCACTGGGCTGCACCTGAGACAGAACAGCTCCAAGACCACTGGTAGATGCATCAACAGACAATAGGAAAGGCTTCGTAAAGTCTGGATGCGCCATGGATGGAGGCACACTACTTATCAGTGCAGATTTAAAATTCTGAAAGGCCTCTGCACACTCAGGGGACCAGTCCTGAGGGCAGAGCTTTCTCTTCTGCCTACCTACCCCATTACCTCTGTGCGGCCGCTTAGACCCACCTGTAAGCGCAAACAACGGCCTTGCAAGCACAGAGCAGTTTTCAGTAAAATGCTGGTAGTAAacagcctgatgagccagactcacatcaagatgtagggtctgggaactcaccattggTAGTGCTCAATCGGAGGGGCGGAATaaacagttgtctttcaaatttcctctttcatttcccaccagcagagctagttgaccagttgatcaaacttttgccaacttaaaaaaagcttaactccatctatccatcttaACTCCATCttagcatccatcttctttgttttcaagtagcagggaattcacacagaaccgtcgcaactctgccatcattatgtttagcgaagtttggtttttccaGCTCTCAAGCCAAtgaagagttgctagactaccctggctgcaaattacatttgctgccgctagggtgcgtctagatttctaggctaggtagTAAACCACCATGCCAAGAAAGGAGCGGATCTTACTAGCTGACAGTGTGACGTCATCAGCATCTGTCAGAACTGACTGCGAAACATTCACCATAGCCTAAACCTTATCTGGATCGCTTGCAACACTCTCCTGAGAAATTATATAACCTAAAAATGTCAACGATCTCTTAAGAAACACTTAGCAGGAGACAGAAAGGAGACAGCTTCAGGTTGTGCTCCTTCAACTGCTCAAACACCATGCGTTACAAACACTCTGCCTCAGACTTGGCAAATACAAGCATATCATCGAGGTAGCACAAAAGACTTAGGAAATTCTGAACACCAAGGATGGACAGCATCATCCTCATGAAGGTAGCTGGGCTATTACAAAGGGCCCCAGGAAGCCTGTTGTATTCGTGCAATCCTAATGGAGAGGAAAAGGCTGTATATTTCTTATCATCCTCATGCACTGGCACATTGTAATGTGAGCCAGACGTTAAATCCATAGTGGAGAAAAATACATTACCACCCAGGCCAGCTTTGTTGCTTAATTCTACCTTATATTCCTTGAAAAATGTTCACATCACAGTGCTCAGGATTGTTATTTTTTGGACCAAATAGTTAAATAAAGTTGTTAAGCAAGAAGCATTGACTTGAGTGGTATACATTTTGGAATTATATGTTGTTATGAGGCCACTGTCACCACCGTCAGTTCTAAAGTCACCACTGTCAGAGggagttttatttgttttaaatggATATGCCTACAATAATGTTTCTTAAGTGCTGTTGAGTTATTAATGTAATAGTCTCttttaatacaaaaatatgtttgttcaataaaaaaacattacttTTTCTATTTAGgcttaaaataaatgttgtaTGATGTTAGATCTTTTAAAAGGAGTACACGTGAAGCAGTATAAAAAATGAACAAAAGTGAATATTCAACATTTAACAGCATATATGTGTACTAAGAATCTCAGATAATGATTTAACTCTAAATACATACTAGaccaaataaatacaaaataatttgcTTTTTATTGTGTCTGACGGTGTTGACAAAGACAAAGTAATAACTCAAAAAGGACCtattttatgaaaaaaaaaatacaaaatgggGAGCTGACACTGGTACATTGCTGAACAGCCAAGACCTTGGTCTATAATGATATACCTTCAGATGTTGTAATTTAACTAACTATTTCTTTTCAAAATTAAAACCTGTTTTATCCAAATTCTCAAGAATCAgtgaaatataaaaaaaatgccaCCTTCGTGCTTCACTTAGCCAAACCACTTTATCTTCATTTAACTGATGGAAAAATGTGCTCCCTATATTCATCAGGCTTCTGTTCGTGTTTACTCTGCATTTTGATACCAAAGAGCTGTTTGACTCAGATGATATGGGGTTCCAGGAGTGCTAAAGGTGTTGAGAAGATGACATTTAGATATTTATAGGTGTCCCGAATGAATGCCTGTGGATATACCAAAATACTGGCCAAACCCAAAATGATTACTAGTCTCCAGAAGCCTGGCAGAGGAGGAATAATCCAGCATACTAATGATCCGAAGCACACATTTGGAGATGACATAATGTTTGAGCATTTGACATTGAAGCAATTCTGGTGTACTCCCTTCCGTTGTGCTGTAAACGGACCGTGCCTATTTTCAGTCTTGCCCACTGTCTACCCATCTCCTCTTGTCATGTTGACTCCCATACTGTACGGTACGTGTCATGCATGCTTGCCAGCCTTCAGTGTGCATTTTAGAGTTCCACTCGTATCTGCTGTAGAAAGGCATGCCGGATAAATCGGTCTGACAGGCAGTGATTCAGAGTCCCCCCAGGCCAGCTGTTGGCCACTGGTTTTTCCTGTCCCCTGTCCGTTTGCATCCTCTATTTCCTGGTTCCAGCTGAGCCTGAGACATTCATCAgacagcatacatacatacatacagacagtcATCAAGCAACAAACATACAGTCCTTTAGGtatcagcagcagagagatcctttttctttcctatattgcttgaaacctgtggcatgcttaataatgtggaacatccttcttaagtagttttcctttgtttgggctcacctggcaaactaattatcacaggtgtctgagattgatttcaatgattcaaagagccctgagacacaataccatccatgagtttaattgaaaaaaatttgcataataatttggaacatgGTGTACAGTCCTTTAGGTATCTTCAATAGGTTGACTGGATTTCTTCTTTTATTGATGGCGGCACACTTTTTCTCTCATCCACACAGGCCCCATCCTCCTGCGTGCCTCCCTCTGAACAACAGGTGAGTTTAACCCAAAGTCGCCTGGAAATCAAATATCTCATATGAGTGGTTGATGTTTGTGGCGGCATCCTTATCATTACCCTCGGTCTCTTTTATCTGTAGGGTTCTGTCAAGCCAGCGGGCCAGAAATCCAAAAGCTGCCTGTTCAGGTAAGTGTGGATGCTGGATATCggcagtttgttttgtttgggatCAGCTGGGGCTTGAGTTTGTCACTGACTGTTTGCCACTCTGACACAGTATCCTGACTGCATGCGATGCGAGTGAGCGATTAGTGGCAAAATCAGTTCGAGTACTTTTCAATTGGAAAGTCTTAACTGGATGCGACACTACATAGTGTTGTGCAGTGCAATGCAGCGTGACATTTTGAGCAAAGCTTTTGTCGGGCgttctatttttattttctttctgtagTTTACGTTGTTCTGCTGTTGAGCGAGAAATATGGCACAATACACTGACATATTTAACGGGATTCAGTGTGGAGCGAGAACATTCAATGCTACACCACAGTCGGTCGCTCGCATGCAGTTAGGATACCCTGTGAGGCGTCACCATCAGCCACTGTGATTGGCTCTCAGACTGAGAGGAAGTAAACTGATGCCGGtgatctttctgtctctgtctgttgtCTGTGGCCCAGGAGTGGGAGTGAAGACTGCGTGATGGACCGGGTCATGGAGAGGCACTACGACTTCGACCTCACCTACATCACCGAGAGGATCATCTCCGTCTTTTTCCTGCCCAACCTGGATGAAGAGCGCTACCGCGGCAACCTGAAGGAAGTGGCTGCCATGCTGAAGTCCAAACACCAGGACAAGTTCTTGGTTCGTTCGAGATTTGTAGATTTGATCATTAGTAATTTTGCCTTTTGTGTCTTCAAATCAAAGCTCAGTAAAGTAACAAGTCTATCTTTTTGTTGTAGCTCCTCAATCTGTCTGAAAAGCGGCATGACATCAGCAGACTGAATCCAAAGGTAAACATTAATGATAAGtcctccattcattcattcattcattcatacaggAGGTGTATGGACTAACTGGTTTAAAGCAATAATGAAATGCCTTACCTTGACATTACCAGTGCATGTCTCTGTGAACGTGCATGTCTGTCCTGAAGCTACACATCTGGGTTTTCCTCTGTGATGTTCATTCAGCTTCCCTTTCGACCTACCCCATCTTCCCTGACCAACGCCACTGTTCCCCTGTGCCCCCCTGACCAACGCCACTGTTCCCCTGTGCCCCCCTGACCAACGCCACTGTTCCCCTGTTCCCCACCCTAACCAACGCCACTGTTCCCCTGTTCCCCCTTAACCAACGCCACTGTTCCCCTGTTCCCCACCCTAACCAACGCCACTGTTCCCCTGTTCCCCACCTTAACCAACGCCACTGTTCCCCTGTTCCCCCTTAACCAACGCCACTGTTCCCCTGTTCCCCCTTAACCAACGCCACTGTTCCCCTGTTCCCCACCCTGACCAACGCCACTGTTCCCCTGTTCCCCCTTAACCAACGCCACTGTTCCCCTGTTCCCCACCCTAACCAACGCCACTGTTCCCCTGTTCCCCCTTAACCAACGCCACTGTTCCCCTGTTCCCCCTTAACCAACGCCACTGTTCCCCTGTTCCCCCTTAACCAACGCCACTGTTCCCCTGTCCCCCCTTAACCAATGCCACTGTTCCCCTGTGCTCCCTCAGGTGCATGACTTCGGCTGGCCGGACCTGCACGCTCCTCCACTGGATAAAATCTGTGCCATTTGCAAGGCCATGGAGAGCTGGTTAACTTCTGACCCCCAGCACGTTGTGGTCCTCCACTGCAAGGTCAGGGCTCAAGCGCTTCTGATGTCATTTCTAGTAACACTGCAGATGGAATTGGAATTAGATAATTAGATGGATGTACAGTTTCTAAGAGCTGAACCTCCAGTCTTGGTGTCTGCAGTCTGAAAGAAGCATAGTGATTACACTACCTTTATATTGAAGTGTTTGGCACCTTTATTTGTTACTGAAAAAAACTACAAGATtagtagtcaagtcaagtcaagtttatttatatagcgcatttcatacacagaggtcattcaatgtgctttacataaacaaaagcaagcagtaaaaaataaaagcataaaagggcaatagtgaaagaatagtttaaaaggtaaagatcatagtaataataataaaacaaaataataataataaaaaataaaataaaacataaaacgcacaaggtaaataatttaaaaatagagaatgattaaaaagacaaaataaaagacacaaggtagaataattttcaAGGAAGATTCAGAAttgtaactcagtgcagttagcagaaaaCATCTAGCATAGTATGTTATAGATTGCTATGCTATATATTTTATACTGTGTAGTATGAGATGACAGACTTTTGGTTCACTGTCTCACTGTCTTACAGGGTAACAAAGGAAAGACAGGGGTGATTGTGGCAGCCTACATGCACTACAGTAAGATCTCTGCCGGGTGAGAGTTTCATTTCTAATCTACTTAACCTGAAGCATTGTAATGAGTTTCATATTTCCTATGAGTTTTCCTATTTCCCATGAGTGTCTCCAACTATGTTTGTAGAAACaatgtggtgtgtttgtattcACAGGGCTGACCAGGCCCTGTCCACAGTAGCCATGAGGAAGTTCTGTGAGGATAAGATATCTCCTTTTTTCCAGCCATCTCAGAACAGGTACTGGTCCCTAAATAACGATCTTGCCCTTTTATGTTTTGTACCTGTCTCTTTCAGACAGCttaactttctttttttctttctctttaatctaacctctctctttctctctctgtctctctctctcttttttccaggtatATTTATTACTTTGGTGGCCTTTTGTCTGGCAGCATTAAGATGAACAGCAGTCCCCTGTTCCTGCACCAGGTCCTCATCCCCTCTCTGCCAGACTTCCAGACTGGAGGAGGTAACTAACATTAGCTCAGCTGCTGGACGGAACTGGACATCTCCTTTATCGGGGGACTGACTCTGTCGTGGAGCAGTCACTTAGGTTTTGCTCTTAGATGAAAGAAGATGATTTTTTTCTCCTTAAAAATAACCATTCAATGGCTTTCTGGTTTACTTTTCAGGTTACTCCCCTTTCCTGAAGATCTATCAGTCTCTTCAGTTGGTCTATACCTCTGGCATATAGTAAGTTTGTTGGATGTTTAGCTGTAGCCCACATTTAAGATGCAACTTACATTGCAATTACACAATGTACAATTTGTATTACACATGCCCATATACATGTTATTTTTTAGCAATAGGTTTGTTTGCCTATAAACTACATTGACTGCTTGAAAGCCTGTTTGCTTGACTGTGTGTAACTCTGTATGTTTGACTTTGCATAACCCTGTTTGTTTGGTACTGTAACCTGAGTACATGGAACATGTCTCTCTGTACGTTCCATACTGTGTCCAAGTGAACATGTGATACTATGTGCAGTTAGGTTTAGATGACTGAACTAGGTGCACCACTTAATTGTgtataactctctctctttctctctctctctctctttctctgtgcctgtgtgcgtgtgtgtctgtgtgtgtatatatgtgtgtatttgtgcgcaGTGATGTGCAGGGCTCCGGgagcagccgtgtgtgtgtgaccatagaGCCAGCACTACTGCTGAAAGGAGACATCATGGTAAGACAAAAACAAAGGTGCTCCATTACCCAGTGTACTAATTAAGGCCTCTTACCTCACTAACACTTTATAATTGCCAGTGTTTCTCTAAACCAAGGATACAGTGAGGCCTTTGTAGTAGACCAaggaccattttgttttgttcagtGGATAAAGGATCAGGATCATTTTTGAGACAATGCCATGGATGGCTGTTCCTGTAACATTTGTAAAAATATGAGTATGCAGTATGTGACTTTAACGTTtttaaatttccccttggggatcaataaagtatctatctatctatctaaagcgGCAGTATGCAGGTGTTCACCATTTATGTATATTTTAGCAGGTGGCTTGATGCTATGGATTCCTCAACTTTAATTTGTTGAGACCTACTATAGCTATGTCAAGGAGAGATAAACAGATCTGGTGTTCTCAATAAGCCACTCAGGCTATTCACTATTCATTTTGTGCTTTGGCACTGAAACCCTCaaaaaaaaggtttttaaaAACAGGCTTTACATTATGACATTGATGGTATActaaataaattaaaacaaaATACATCGGTTAGCAAGCTAGGAAGCTTTCATCTTTACATGCTGTGCTGTAATTGGTGTTTATGAGCCAAGTATGATTATTATTAGCATGTTTtatgttaaaaaatatataatttggTTGTCCATCTCTGTGCTGTTTTCCCACCAGGTGAAGTGTTATCATCGACACATGCATGGATATGGCCGAGACTGTGTGTTTAGGGTCCAGTTCCACACATGCACCGTCCATGGAGCCCAGCTGTGGTTTGGGAAACAGGAGTTGGACCAGGCCTGCACCGGTACCTACACCTACTGACACTAATATAAAGATccacacatgtactgtacatagatACACAAAACTTGTAGGTGCAGATGCATCGTCAATGAATACATAATGCATAGATGCTTGTAGATATTTGTGAAAATGGATAAATTAAAGCCTTTCTCTGTTGTATATCTGtgttcctctctcccctcctctctctctctctctccccctctctttctctgactctGTAGATAACCGTTTCCCCTCTGATGCCACTGTGGAGTTCGTCTTCTCATATGGTCCAGAGCGTGTCCGAGGTGCTCACCTGCGCTGTCAACACCCTGTGTGTCATGACCACATCAACATACAGTGCATGTGTTGTATGCGTGTTTGTTTTAGCATGTGATTGTTTACACGTGTGTCCTCACTCTGTGCGTGTCACGGCCAGGTCGCGAGTTCCAGAAGAATGACGTAAGCGTAAAGGTGGACTACAACACGTCGGATCCTGTGGTGCGGTGGGACTCTTATGACAACTTTAACATGCACCATCAGGACAGCGCAGAGGGTAAACAGACATGCCattgtgtgcgcgcacatgagaaaatacacacacacacacacacacacacacagatggacagacCTTTTTAAAGTAGTAATGcagaggatacacacacacacacacacacacacacacacacacacacacacacacacacacacacacacacacacacacacacacacacacacacacaaacctttttATAGTAGTAATGCATTACTTATAGTAATACATAGTAGTagtaatacaatagtattaCATTATagtattacacatacacactcagactaCTGTATAATATACAGATATATACATGAGCTCTTTAGTCCTCTGGTAACCCCTGTTCTCTCCCCTTACACAGATATTGCTCACACACGGGGTCCTCTGGATGGTAGTCTGTACGCCCAGGTGAAGAAGCGGCGTGCTCCAGGCTCTAGTGGCCTGCCCTCGGCCAACGGTTGTCCCTCCAGCCCCGAGTCACCAGCTCTGCCCACCGCTCAGTCCCAGCCTCGGCCTCCCGACCACCTGGGCACCCCGAGCCCCACTCCCCCCGGCCCGCCCGCACACCAGGAGCGCCTGGACCTAGAGCTCCTGctgggagaggtggagggagagagggagcgagggagggtgCGCGAGAGGGAGACGGCCATTCTGGATGACGGGGAGAGCTCGCCGCTCAGGCCGACGGACTCCTGCTGCCCGCGCACATACTCCCCTGGACCGCGCTCGCCCTGTAGTCTCCCTCCGAGCTGCGGGACCAATGGACACTACCTGGAGCGGAGGGACGCAGCCTCTAAGGGGCCGGCCCCGAAGCACCACACGCTCCCCGTCAGCCGGACGTCGCCCCCTCCGCTGCTGGAGCCCTGCCTGTCCCACCCGGACCTCCTGTGGGACAGGGGGCGCTGTCTGCACCGCTCCTGCAGCCATACGCCGTCCCGGCAGCACTACTCCTACCCTGCTCAGGGCATCGGAGGCCCCTTGTCGCTCTCGCcgcaccacccccacccccacccccacccccacgcgcacacactcccctcctctcccaggAGCTACTGTCCAGCGGAGGTGTGCTCTCTCTACCACTACGCCCCCCACTCCCATGGGCACGCGCCggcccctcctccccctcgcGTCCTGCACCAGCCGCTGCCCCCGAGCCCCTACCACGAGCTGAGGTTCAGCACCACGGCGTCCACTGCCTGCCCGTGCCCAGACTGCGCCTGCCTGCGTCGGGAGGAGCCCACGCTGCTTCGTCTTGCGCCCGGCCAGTCGGAGGGCCACCACCCTTGGGGCCGAGAGGCGTCCGGCTTCGGCTACAGGCGGGAGGGACATCCGGTGTGGGACAGGGAGGCGGAGTCCCCGTgggagagggagcaggaagCGGAATTCTGGCGCCGACACTCGGCGATGACCGCTTACCGGCACTGCCACTCGCCCCAGGCGCACGACTTGCCCCCATCGTACCTCCAGGAGGGGCAGCCGCCAGCGACGTCGCCGTCCGGCATGGCCAGCCCCTTCCCCAGCCCGCACAGCTCCAGCAGCGGCTACCACACGCCCCAGGCCGCCTGCCCCTGCTCCCCCGCCCTGCACTCGCTGCCTCCCAGCAGAGAGAGCCACGGCTACGGATCCGGGGGCCAGTCAAGGATGGCCTCCCCTCTGCCGGCCACCCCGTCCCTGCAGAGAGCCAGCCAACCAGAGGGGCGCCTCAGCCAGGCCCTGAGACCCACTGCTGGGGCTAGCAGCCAAGCTGGCCAGCAGAGCAGAACTGCAGGTGATGCTGACACCtggtgttattattattatcactatgttattgttgttattgtatgtattgtacatacactactcacaaaaagtcagGGATATTCCGCTTTTGGGTGAAATTTCCGGATGAACcttccccgaccagtaggaacggctgaagtgtccttgagcaaggcacctaacccctcactgctccccgagcgctgctgtaacaaggcagctcactgctccgggttagtgtgtgcatcacctcactgtgtgttcactgtgtgctctgtgtgttcactaattcatggatgggataaatgcagagaccaaattcctggtatacttggcctagaaatctgatttacattttgtgagtagtgtatagttaaattgacaataaagttgacattgactttgacttttgcaCAAACTACTTTGACAGTAATCCTTTTCTAGTTTCCACTCATGAGATAAGTGGAACGCTTACTGCTAGTCGTCTGATAAACCTCTATCTCTGTCAGTGGAGTCAGTTGTCATTGCGTCATCAGCTGCCAGCTGTAACCATTGTCTGTGGCGTTTTGCTCTTCTTCCTCTGGGGGCCATGTTTCCACCCTCTCCTGATGTAGATGTGGATGACCAGAGGACGTCAGATGCTCTGTCCAGGCCATCCAGCAGGAAAGCTGATGCATCCCCTGACTCCGAGCCTTCCCATAATGGAAACCAggctcaacaacacacacagaacaggtcTTTATCGTCCACACTCTGACCACCTCATTGATCTCTCATCTGTCTCTCACCTCAGTCCTTTTTCCATTCcttcatgtcatttatttatttatgtattgctGTATTTGTCCTTGATATCTAGAGGGCATACTTAAGTGACTGGGAATTTACTCTTTCATACTTCTTCATTTTCTTTTAGACAAGTTGAAGGGTCATGATTGATGTCTTATCACACTGTCCTTTGTTATTTTAGTTCTACTGGGACTAAAGTAGAGGAACAGAGATCCACTCCTGAAGTGCCTTCCAAGCAGCTGTCATCCTCTCATGGCTCACAAACAGGCCCGGACCGAATCCAGTGCCCTCGGCCAACTGTGGCTCAGCAGAAAGAATCCCGTAGTGGGGACGCGATACATCCAGGCCCTGCTCTTGCGGAGAGAGGCGTCCAAGGCAGCTGCAAGCTCTCCATGGCTCCCAGCAAGAGTTCGCCGAGACAGAGCTTCCACTCACAGCCGCCAGCTGCTCCAGAGACTGCCGCCAAAGAATCCACTAATGAATTGTCAACAAGTTCTGGCGAGCTGCGTTCCAGCCCCCGTCCTCCCTCGTCCTCAAGCGCCTCTCCCCAGGCGACCACTGCAGCGAAGACCGACGGCCCTGCCTTCCGGAACGATCCGTGCCCGGAACCTGTCAAGGTGCAGGTGCAGGTTCTGCGCTCGAGCCCGACCTTTAGCTCCACCCCTGACTCCACCCCGGCGTCCACGCCGTGTCCGACCACCAGCCGCTGCCCGTCCTCTGAGTTGTCCTCGCTGGCCGTGGTGTCCGCCGATGGTCGGAGGCTCACCCCGCAGATGGACAGCGTGTCGTGCAGCAGTGAGGCGggcagcggcggcagcagcagctgcgGCGACCTCCGGGCGCCCTCGCCCGTACCGGACGGTCAGGCCACTCCATCCTTCCCGCTGCCGTCCCACTACTACCCGCTGCTCACCGTGCCCCACGTGCCCTACACGGGCTACACGGCCGTCACCATCCCCGCCACCCCCCCACAGCCGCCTCTGCCTGAGAAGCGCAGGCCTCTGGGCCTCCAGCACGGCTCGCCCAGCAGGGCCTCGGCTCTCCGCACCTCCACCGGGGCCCTCTCCAGCTCCTCGCTCTCGGTCAGCTCCGgacccagctccagctccagctccacgTCCCAGCTGCACGTCACATTCTCGCCCGCGGTCAGCGAGCTGACCCCACCCCCGGCCTCCCGGCTAGCCACAGCAGCACGCAGCGCAGGGGAGGAGGCAGGAAGTCGTGTCAGTGCCAAGTTTGTGCAGGACAGCTCCAAGTTCTGGTATAAGCCAGGAATCT
Above is a genomic segment from Alosa sapidissima isolate fAloSap1 chromosome 4, fAloSap1.pri, whole genome shotgun sequence containing:
- the LOC121707367 gene encoding tensin-2-like isoform X5, which encodes MDRVMERHYDFDLTYITERIISVFFLPNLDEERYRGNLKEVAAMLKSKHQDKFLLLNLSEKRHDISRLNPKVHDFGWPDLHAPPLDKICAICKAMESWLTSDPQHVVVLHCKGNKGKTGVIVAAYMHYSKISAGADQALSTVAMRKFCEDKISPFFQPSQNRYIYYFGGLLSGSIKMNSSPLFLHQVLIPSLPDFQTGGGYSPFLKIYQSLQLVYTSGIYDVQGSGSSRVCVTIEPALLLKGDIMVKCYHRHMHGYGRDCVFRVQFHTCTVHGAQLWFGKQELDQACTDNRFPSDATVEFVFSYGPERVRGREFQKNDVSVKVDYNTSDPVVRWDSYDNFNMHHQDSAEDIAHTRGPLDGSLYAQVKKRRAPGSSGLPSANGCPSSPESPALPTAQSQPRPPDHLGTPSPTPPGPPAHQERLDLELLLGEVEGERERGRVRERETAILDDGESSPLRPTDSCCPRTYSPGPRSPCSLPPSCGTNGHYLERRDAASKGPAPKHHTLPVSRTSPPPLLEPCLSHPDLLWDRGRCLHRSCSHTPSRQHYSYPAQGIGGPLSLSPHHPHPHPHPHAHTLPSSPRSYCPAEVCSLYHYAPHSHGHAPAPPPPRVLHQPLPPSPYHELRFSTTASTACPCPDCACLRREEPTLLRLAPGQSEGHHPWGREASGFGYRREGHPVWDREAESPWEREQEAEFWRRHSAMTAYRHCHSPQAHDLPPSYLQEGQPPATSPSGMASPFPSPHSSSSGYHTPQAACPCSPALHSLPPSRESHGYGSGGQSRMASPLPATPSLQRASQPEGRLSQALRPTAGASSQAGQQSRTAALLPLGAMFPPSPDVDVDDQRTSDALSRPSSRKADASPDSEPSHNGNQAQQHTQNSSTGTKVEEQRSTPEVPSKQLSSSHGSQTGPDRIQCPRPTVAQQKESRSGDAIHPGPALAERGVQGSCKLSMAPSKSSPRQSFHSQPPAAPETAAKESTNELSTSSGELRSSPRPPSSSSASPQATTAAKTDGPAFRNDPCPEPVKVQVQVLRSSPTFSSTPDSTPASTPCPTTSRCPSSELSSLAVVSADGRRLTPQMDSVSCSSEAGSGGSSSCGDLRAPSPVPDGQATPSFPLPSHYYPLLTVPHVPYTGYTAVTIPATPPQPPLPEKRRPLGLQHGSPSRASALRTSTGALSSSSLSVSSGPSSSSSSTSQLHVTFSPAVSELTPPPASRLATAARSAGEEAGSRVSAKFVQDSSKFWYKPGISRDQAIAVLRDKEPGSFLIRDSNSFQGAYGLALKVATPPANANNHGSRGDPLEQLVRHFLIETGSRGVKIKGCQNESYFGSLSALVYQHSITPISLPCALRIPEKDLVGELQELQSGTNTSTAADLLKQGAACNVLYLSSVETESLTGPQAISKATKVTLSQEPRPTATVVHFKVSAQGITLTDNQRRVFFRRHYPINSVTFSNVDPQDQRWTNADNNTSTKMFGFVAKRTSSSSENVCHLFAELDPEQPATAIVNFINKIMLGPQLRR